One window of the Amycolatopsis mediterranei genome contains the following:
- a CDS encoding cell division protein FtsK, with the protein MNPTDHTNNNQTTPETTRQSGTESTAGSAAELATIHPLRARPDQQRSTAAGAVESGPEVIEGEIVTDEQWRLYTSQKAQMEWRLAEYKRQALWLSTHAVTAVTHETTVSTLKFVGRNVLVYPTLGAVTAVKRWRDTHGSSRYERMMRAAELAGDHEKLAEWEARDVTEKQRRHDRAMDWIQSPVQLAKAVALSTLSVAVLLLVLGIILAIAGHGGVLDPIIGVIDAIGFCIWFVITYGVFLTVAGTAGALTYLWNLGRHSQSVPQLFRPASARLVDDVIITPSIVVTALRDLRISELRRKIEQMEDGGAAMLSPIRLAGCGVEFDVHLPSGVDTEEVKRKRRKLAENMGRHEHEVFITTPPSPRTIRVWAADSGALDQPIGPSPLVTDPTITADLYTGRAPWGVDLRGDAVLMALLQCHLLMTGLSKQGKTASLRALALWLVLDPSVGLHIADLKGIGDWRMFKPVAETLIEGPSDSHCIAATELLEWGVEEMERRLLAFDGDKYRNGVPRELTKPGGPFAPIVILVDEAQNAFMNPQVDDQKNPYGGQTNKSRYFMAARKIQNQGRAVNVVLWQGTQDPTDQNLPKLVREGAHIRAALALGTESQSRMAVGDKAVDGGAAPHELRSGLDKGTLVVAGEGVPLPAGQSSMTVRTHFIDGDDAATVIERAVAIRGGAKAEPAQVEAAPQVRDLLDDVAEVIAGADVKATDVGARLRKLAPGYEPYANLTAEKVKEALEAVGVPVRLKQGIITVRARHVANAIADREEQVSD; encoded by the coding sequence ATGAACCCCACCGACCACACCAACAACAACCAGACCACCCCGGAGACCACCCGCCAGTCCGGCACCGAGTCCACCGCCGGGTCGGCGGCGGAGCTGGCCACCATCCACCCCCTGCGCGCCCGTCCTGACCAGCAGCGGTCCACCGCCGCGGGCGCGGTCGAGTCCGGGCCTGAAGTGATCGAGGGGGAGATCGTCACCGACGAACAGTGGCGCCTCTACACCTCCCAGAAAGCGCAGATGGAGTGGCGCCTGGCCGAGTACAAGCGCCAGGCCCTGTGGCTGTCCACCCACGCCGTCACCGCGGTCACCCACGAGACCACGGTCTCCACGCTCAAGTTCGTCGGCCGCAACGTCCTGGTGTACCCGACGCTCGGCGCGGTGACGGCGGTGAAGCGGTGGCGCGACACGCACGGGTCCTCCCGCTACGAACGGATGATGCGGGCGGCGGAGCTGGCCGGGGACCACGAGAAGCTGGCCGAGTGGGAGGCCCGCGACGTCACCGAGAAGCAGCGTCGCCACGACCGGGCGATGGACTGGATTCAGTCCCCGGTCCAGCTGGCCAAGGCGGTGGCCCTGTCCACGCTGTCGGTCGCTGTACTGCTGCTGGTCCTCGGGATCATCCTGGCCATCGCCGGGCACGGCGGAGTCCTGGACCCGATCATCGGGGTGATCGACGCGATCGGGTTCTGCATCTGGTTCGTCATCACCTACGGGGTGTTCCTGACCGTCGCCGGGACCGCCGGGGCGCTGACCTACCTGTGGAACCTCGGCCGCCACTCGCAGTCGGTCCCGCAGCTGTTCCGTCCCGCCTCGGCCCGGCTGGTCGACGACGTCATCATCACCCCGTCGATCGTCGTCACGGCCCTGCGTGACCTGCGGATTTCCGAGCTGCGCCGCAAGATCGAGCAGATGGAGGACGGTGGCGCGGCGATGCTGTCCCCGATCCGGCTGGCCGGCTGCGGCGTCGAGTTCGACGTGCACCTCCCGTCCGGTGTGGACACCGAGGAGGTCAAGCGCAAGCGCCGGAAGCTGGCGGAGAACATGGGCCGCCACGAGCACGAGGTGTTCATCACCACCCCGCCCTCACCGCGGACCATCCGGGTGTGGGCGGCGGATTCCGGTGCGCTGGACCAGCCGATCGGGCCGTCGCCGCTGGTCACCGACCCGACCATCACCGCCGACCTCTACACCGGCCGCGCGCCGTGGGGTGTGGACCTGCGCGGGGACGCGGTGCTGATGGCGCTGCTGCAGTGCCACCTGCTGATGACCGGTCTGTCCAAGCAGGGCAAGACCGCCTCGCTGCGCGCTTTGGCGTTGTGGCTGGTCCTGGACCCGTCGGTGGGCCTGCACATCGCCGACCTCAAGGGCATCGGTGACTGGCGGATGTTCAAGCCGGTCGCCGAAACCCTGATCGAAGGCCCGTCGGACTCCCACTGCATTGCGGCCACTGAGCTGCTGGAATGGGGGGTCGAGGAGATGGAACGGCGGCTGCTGGCCTTCGACGGCGACAAGTACCGCAACGGGGTCCCCCGCGAGCTGACCAAGCCCGGCGGGCCGTTCGCGCCGATCGTGATCCTGGTCGACGAAGCCCAGAACGCGTTCATGAATCCGCAGGTCGACGACCAGAAGAACCCCTACGGCGGGCAGACGAACAAGTCCCGGTACTTCATGGCCGCCCGCAAGATCCAGAACCAGGGCCGGGCGGTGAATGTGGTGCTGTGGCAGGGAACCCAGGACCCGACGGATCAGAACCTGCCCAAGCTGGTCCGTGAAGGCGCGCACATCCGGGCCGCGCTGGCGCTGGGCACCGAGTCGCAGTCGCGGATGGCGGTGGGGGACAAGGCCGTCGATGGTGGCGCGGCGCCGCACGAACTGCGCTCTGGCCTGGACAAAGGCACGTTGGTGGTGGCCGGGGAAGGGGTGCCGCTCCCGGCCGGCCAGTCGTCGATGACCGTGCGCACGCACTTCATCGACGGCGACGACGCCGCCACCGTGATCGAGCGCGCCGTGGCCATCCGCGGTGGCGCGAAGGCCGAGCCCGCGCAGGTCGAAGCCGCACCGCAGGTGCGGGATCTGCTCGATGACGTGGCCGAGGTGATCGCCGGAGCCGACGTCAAGGCCACCGACGTCGGGGCGCGGCTGCGCAAGCTCGCCCCGGGCTACGAGCCCTATGCCAACCTCACCGCGGAGAAGGTCAAGGAAGCCCTCGAAGCGGTCGGTGTCCCGGTCCGGCTCAAGCAAGGAATTATCACTGTCCGTGCTCGGCACGTGGCGAACGCGATCGCGGACCGCGAGGAGCAGGTGAGCGACTGA
- a CDS encoding SsgA family sporulation/cell division regulator, which translates to MELIYPADAVVNGRGPVPVALLYDPADPWAVTLLIAGHEWLFARELLATGLSEPAGDGDVVVRPDIGGTFGHVLLTLTAPAGCADVALPRGTVESLLDAAEALVPRGCEGIDWDREWARLANGPAA; encoded by the coding sequence GTGGAGCTGATCTACCCCGCCGACGCGGTGGTGAACGGGCGCGGCCCGGTGCCGGTGGCGCTGCTCTACGACCCGGCCGATCCGTGGGCGGTCACGCTGCTGATCGCCGGGCACGAGTGGCTGTTCGCCCGGGAGCTGCTGGCCACCGGCCTGTCCGAACCGGCCGGCGACGGTGATGTGGTGGTCCGCCCGGACATCGGCGGCACCTTCGGGCACGTACTGCTCACCTTGACCGCGCCCGCCGGTTGCGCGGATGTGGCGTTGCCCCGCGGCACCGTGGAAAGCCTCCTGGACGCCGCTGAGGCCTTGGTCCCGCGGGGCTGCGAGGGCATCGACTGGGACCGCGAGTGGGCGCGCCTCGCCAACGGCCCCGCGGCCTGA
- a CDS encoding NUDIX domain-containing protein, with amino-acid sequence MSWIGSLAAKVAARLDDRDPVFYAADVTLFAMHEGVWHVLLIERGWAPDKGKLALPGGHVDAGESSEQAARREAAEETGLDLSGVVLDRIGVYDAPGRDARGRYVSVAYGAVLEDAIAPVAGDDAASAAWMPLPTAARVAHRGGFAFDHADILFDAARRYGFGPDSPGSWDLWS; translated from the coding sequence ATGTCGTGGATTGGTTCCCTTGCGGCCAAGGTCGCTGCGAGGCTGGATGACCGGGACCCGGTGTTCTACGCCGCCGATGTGACCCTGTTCGCCATGCACGAGGGCGTGTGGCACGTGCTGCTGATCGAGCGCGGCTGGGCCCCGGACAAGGGCAAGCTCGCTCTTCCCGGCGGGCACGTCGATGCCGGTGAGTCCTCGGAGCAGGCCGCCCGCCGGGAGGCGGCCGAGGAAACCGGCCTGGACCTGTCCGGGGTGGTGCTCGACCGGATCGGGGTCTACGACGCCCCGGGCCGGGATGCCCGCGGCCGGTACGTGTCGGTGGCCTACGGCGCGGTGCTCGAGGACGCGATCGCCCCGGTGGCCGGGGACGACGCGGCGTCGGCGGCGTGGATGCCGCTTCCGACCGCGGCCCGGGTCGCTCACCGCGGCGGGTTCGCGTTCGACCACGCCGACATCCTCTTCGACGCGGCCCGCCGCTACGGCTTCGGCCCGGACTCGCCGGGGAGCTGGGACCTGTGGAGCTGA
- a CDS encoding GntR family transcriptional regulator gives MATGTAGLAAYERVAAAIRSDIAEGRLTPGERLPGNRALAEQHRVSLPTLQKAVGILHDEGWLIVRAAVGVYVSDEPPAESVGDSPSPRDLRRTVVELQAEVRTLRERVDRLEQG, from the coding sequence ATGGCGACTGGAACCGCTGGCTTGGCGGCCTACGAACGTGTTGCGGCGGCAATCCGCTCGGACATTGCAGAGGGGCGCTTAACGCCAGGGGAACGACTTCCGGGAAATCGGGCACTAGCTGAGCAGCACAGGGTTTCCCTGCCTACGCTCCAAAAAGCGGTAGGTATCCTGCACGACGAGGGCTGGTTGATAGTTCGGGCCGCGGTCGGTGTCTACGTGTCAGACGAACCGCCGGCCGAAAGTGTCGGAGACTCGCCAAGTCCGCGAGACCTGCGCCGGACGGTCGTTGAACTACAGGCGGAGGTGCGAACCCTCCGTGAGCGGGTTGATCGCCTGGAGCAGGGCTAG
- a CDS encoding helix-turn-helix domain-containing protein → MANDRLRTAMLAAGLTVDSLAAALHRDRKTVERWISQEHRQPHRETRVALASLLKVREVDLWPELGGLPRPAAVESELVHLYPSRSAITGANWSELLTRVSDSMDVLVFSGAFLVEQYDLIPLIREKAANGVTFRILVGDESSDAVKRRAIDEGTPGGLEGRIQLMRRYLSDVVDLDGVEVRTHSTVLYNSIYRFDDDLLVNGHAHGALAGQSPVLHLHKVPNGQMWGHYMKSFELTWKNANPEISQEG, encoded by the coding sequence ATGGCTAATGACCGTCTCCGCACAGCGATGCTGGCCGCGGGATTGACCGTCGACTCGCTTGCGGCGGCGCTGCACCGCGATCGCAAGACGGTTGAGCGGTGGATCAGTCAAGAGCATCGACAACCGCACCGCGAAACGCGGGTCGCGTTGGCCAGCCTGCTCAAGGTCCGGGAGGTGGATCTCTGGCCTGAATTGGGAGGCTTGCCACGTCCGGCAGCCGTCGAATCCGAACTCGTTCACCTGTACCCCTCCCGGTCGGCCATCACCGGAGCGAACTGGAGTGAACTACTGACGCGCGTCAGTGACAGTATGGACGTTCTCGTGTTTTCGGGCGCATTCCTTGTTGAGCAATACGACTTAATACCGCTCATTCGCGAAAAGGCGGCCAATGGCGTCACATTTCGAATATTAGTGGGCGACGAGTCTTCGGACGCAGTCAAGCGGCGAGCCATCGACGAGGGCACGCCGGGCGGCCTCGAAGGACGCATTCAACTCATGCGCCGCTACTTGTCCGACGTCGTCGACCTTGACGGTGTCGAGGTGCGAACTCACTCAACTGTCCTTTATAACTCGATCTACAGGTTTGATGACGACCTACTTGTCAACGGGCACGCTCATGGCGCTTTGGCTGGGCAAAGTCCCGTCTTGCACCTCCACAAAGTACCCAATGGACAAATGTGGGGCCACTACATGAAGTCCTTTGAGTTGACATGGAAGAATGCGAACCCGGAAATTAGCCAGGAAGGCTAG
- a CDS encoding NUDIX hydrolase: MPRVDYFDDPKAPRANSVVPSVTVAIRDKDGRLLLIHKVDNDLWALPGGGHDAGERIIDTAVREVREETGLEVEISRLIGTYTDPRHVIAYDDGEVRQQFSLCFEGNWISGTPREDGTETKAVRWVKPSELDKLNIHPSMRMRIEHALDSTRSSPYLG; this comes from the coding sequence ATGCCCCGCGTTGACTACTTCGACGACCCCAAGGCTCCGAGGGCCAACAGCGTTGTACCGTCGGTGACGGTCGCGATCCGCGACAAAGACGGCCGCTTGCTCCTTATTCACAAGGTAGACAACGACCTCTGGGCGCTTCCGGGTGGAGGTCATGATGCCGGTGAGCGGATTATTGACACCGCGGTGAGGGAGGTGCGCGAAGAGACTGGCCTGGAGGTCGAAATCAGCCGCCTAATCGGAACATACACGGACCCGCGCCATGTCATTGCTTACGACGACGGCGAAGTGCGCCAACAGTTCTCACTTTGTTTCGAGGGGAACTGGATTTCCGGAACGCCTCGCGAAGATGGCACTGAAACGAAGGCGGTTCGCTGGGTGAAGCCTAGCGAACTTGACAAACTGAATATCCACCCATCGATGCGAATGCGCATTGAACATGCTCTTGATTCAACGCGCTCCTCACCCTACCTAGGCTAA
- a CDS encoding HD domain-containing protein, with translation MADDERAHRADATELVSSAAALAEDFVAPLGQRWIHVQAVATRAGDLARAVPAEDRATLVAAAWLHDIGYSPRINHTGFHPLDGARFLRQAGWSGEIVNLVAHHSGARFEAEQRGMSVDLKEFPFADNAVLDALVAADLTTGPQGQSLTYDERIQEILRRYPPNDPVHKTWLHAAPILKEAVRRVEAKLA, from the coding sequence ATGGCTGACGACGAACGAGCGCACCGAGCTGACGCCACCGAATTGGTGTCATCCGCCGCCGCGCTGGCCGAAGATTTCGTAGCTCCACTGGGTCAGCGTTGGATTCACGTCCAAGCCGTCGCTACACGCGCCGGAGACCTTGCCCGTGCGGTACCAGCCGAAGACCGCGCCACCCTAGTGGCCGCCGCATGGCTGCACGACATCGGCTATTCGCCAAGGATCAATCACACCGGATTTCACCCCCTGGATGGCGCACGGTTCTTGCGGCAAGCCGGATGGTCGGGTGAGATCGTCAATTTGGTGGCCCATCACTCGGGCGCTCGATTTGAAGCCGAGCAGCGCGGCATGAGTGTCGACCTCAAAGAGTTTCCCTTTGCGGACAACGCCGTCCTCGACGCCTTAGTTGCAGCCGACTTGACGACTGGCCCTCAGGGACAATCGCTTACTTATGACGAGCGAATCCAAGAGATCTTGCGGCGGTATCCACCGAACGATCCAGTTCATAAAACGTGGCTCCATGCCGCTCCGATCCTGAAAGAAGCCGTTCGGCGCGTTGAGGCCAAGTTAGCCTAG
- a CDS encoding GNAT family N-acetyltransferase, translating to MSEHPRLDKTPDTSEPEDLPVRSQRDHVWCLNRKHRWALANGGSGYHHALRLSTQVCARCWARRQPRARWLVVDHRTPMPADQADQLDDRGARILVVARRPAVRAGAGRLEVRVRGIVVAITELQLCGIDHRGVVRHIQVDPAHRRRGFGTLLLDAAQARGPGYHWSTVRLDQSEDSQDFWAYQDPAEPLHLGEPHYCTHMREANGEWV from the coding sequence GTGAGCGAACACCCGCGGCTGGACAAAACACCCGACACAAGCGAACCCGAGGACCTGCCGGTCCGCTCGCAGCGCGATCACGTCTGGTGCCTCAACCGCAAACACCGGTGGGCACTCGCCAACGGTGGCAGCGGCTACCACCACGCGCTCCGCCTCTCAACGCAGGTGTGCGCCCGCTGCTGGGCCCGGCGCCAACCACGAGCCCGGTGGCTGGTCGTCGACCACCGCACACCGATGCCCGCAGACCAGGCCGACCAGCTCGACGATCGCGGGGCAAGGATCCTCGTGGTGGCCCGCCGGCCAGCTGTCCGCGCCGGGGCCGGGCGGCTTGAGGTGCGGGTGCGCGGCATCGTCGTGGCGATCACCGAGCTGCAACTATGCGGCATCGACCACCGCGGGGTCGTCCGCCATATCCAGGTGGACCCCGCCCACCGACGGCGCGGATTCGGCACGCTGCTGCTGGACGCCGCACAAGCCCGCGGCCCCGGCTACCACTGGTCGACCGTCCGGCTCGACCAGTCCGAAGACTCACAAGACTTTTGGGCCTACCAGGACCCCGCCGAACCCCTTCACCTCGGAGAACCGCACTACTGCACCCACATGCGCGAGGCCAACGGCGAGTGGGTTTAG
- a CDS encoding class I SAM-dependent methyltransferase: MSPVTQNVWDAEAATFDEQPDHGLRDPVVRAAWAELLLPLLPPAPAGVVDLGCGTGSLTLLLAEAGHEVCGVDLSERMLDAARAKTAGLQVELRLGDAADPPCPDHSCDVVLVRHVLWAMPDPAAAVGRWVRLLRPGGLLLLVEGRWSTGAGITAAECRELVRAHREEATVRQLTDPALWGAEIEDERYLVVSRS, translated from the coding sequence ATGTCCCCCGTGACGCAGAACGTCTGGGATGCCGAAGCAGCCACGTTCGACGAGCAGCCCGATCATGGCCTGCGGGATCCCGTCGTCCGTGCCGCCTGGGCTGAGCTGCTTCTGCCCCTGCTGCCGCCGGCGCCTGCCGGGGTTGTCGATCTCGGGTGCGGGACCGGCAGCCTCACCCTGCTCCTGGCCGAGGCCGGGCACGAAGTCTGCGGGGTGGACCTCTCCGAGCGGATGCTCGACGCGGCCCGCGCGAAGACCGCGGGCCTCCAGGTCGAGCTGCGGCTGGGTGATGCGGCCGATCCGCCCTGTCCGGACCACTCCTGCGACGTCGTCCTGGTGCGGCACGTGCTGTGGGCCATGCCGGACCCGGCCGCCGCCGTGGGGCGGTGGGTTCGGCTGCTGCGGCCGGGTGGCCTGCTGCTTCTCGTCGAAGGCCGGTGGTCCACCGGCGCCGGGATCACCGCCGCCGAATGCCGGGAACTCGTGCGCGCGCACCGGGAGGAAGCGACTGTCCGGCAGCTGACCGATCCGGCGTTGTGGGGCGCCGAAATCGAGGACGAGCGATACCTCGTCGTCAGCCGCAGCTGA
- a CDS encoding YciI family protein — MRYLLTLHMNPTLWATLTDEQKNGVYEGHGAFIKLVTESGEMVETKALAEPAETTTVQVKDGVAHTKTGGFVESDAFLCGYYIVDVESEARAVELAAKIPDAQYTAVEVRKIVHEG, encoded by the coding sequence ATGCGTTACCTGCTGACCCTCCACATGAACCCCACCCTCTGGGCCACCCTGACCGACGAGCAGAAGAACGGCGTCTACGAAGGGCACGGTGCCTTCATCAAACTCGTCACCGAGTCGGGCGAGATGGTCGAGACGAAGGCGCTCGCCGAACCCGCCGAAACTACGACCGTCCAGGTCAAGGACGGCGTGGCGCACACCAAAACCGGTGGCTTCGTCGAGTCCGACGCCTTCCTCTGCGGTTACTACATCGTCGACGTCGAGAGCGAAGCGCGGGCCGTCGAGCTGGCCGCGAAGATCCCCGACGCCCAGTACACCGCGGTCGAGGTGCGGAAGATCGTTCACGAAGGTTGA
- a CDS encoding arylamine N-acetyltransferase family protein — MTTEGEWGIGAVDLDAYLARVGQPRRAPSEAALTDLMRAHVKAIPFENVDVVLGQHQGISLDVVSAKLVGRRRGGYCYEHSGLFAAVLEQLGYTVHRLSARVQPRRPGPYTHMTLVVDVDGRQFLADVGFGAGILDPMPLVDGHEVDQAGWPHRIKQNDGWWTLQKGDEDILEFRLNEMHPIDYEVYHHYTSTHPKSPFTGRLVIMTIEPGVSRTLLGRELTVEKPGGSREAATVAPDELDTTLKELGIELTADELERLKNVY, encoded by the coding sequence ATGACCACCGAAGGGGAATGGGGCATCGGCGCCGTCGATCTCGACGCCTACCTCGCGCGTGTCGGGCAGCCTCGGCGGGCGCCGTCCGAAGCCGCGCTCACCGATCTCATGCGGGCGCACGTGAAAGCCATCCCGTTCGAGAACGTCGACGTCGTTCTCGGGCAGCACCAAGGGATTTCGCTCGACGTCGTGAGCGCGAAGCTCGTCGGACGGCGGCGGGGCGGCTACTGCTACGAACACAGTGGCCTCTTCGCCGCCGTCCTCGAACAGCTCGGTTACACCGTGCACCGGCTTTCCGCGCGCGTGCAGCCGCGGCGGCCCGGGCCCTACACCCACATGACGCTCGTCGTGGACGTGGACGGCCGGCAGTTCCTCGCCGACGTCGGGTTCGGGGCCGGGATCCTCGATCCCATGCCGCTCGTCGACGGCCACGAGGTCGACCAAGCCGGGTGGCCGCATCGCATCAAGCAGAACGACGGCTGGTGGACGCTGCAGAAGGGAGACGAGGACATCCTCGAATTCCGCCTCAACGAGATGCACCCCATCGACTACGAGGTCTACCACCACTACACGTCGACGCACCCGAAGTCGCCGTTCACCGGCCGCCTGGTGATCATGACGATCGAGCCGGGCGTCAGCCGCACGCTCCTCGGGCGAGAACTCACCGTCGAAAAGCCCGGCGGCAGCAGGGAAGCCGCCACCGTCGCGCCCGACGAGCTCGACACCACCCTCAAGGAGCTGGGCATCGAGCTGACCGCGGACGAACTGGAGCGGCTGAAGAACGTCTACTGA
- a CDS encoding EAL domain-containing protein gives MQADSLAELVELSPDAICVHEHGVLTYANRAALETFAARSADEVVGRRFTEFVAEDAQAVLVEKLVQLTEPGQASEPVEALMSRLDGSKFAVETVLVRLGEAAYQVVMRDITAKKAAADALRYQAALVSHVSDALIATTGEGVVTSWNPAAEAVYGWTAAEAVGRRASELVGAPLDLPAIRRGGGVAEAVHRHRDGAPLAVRVSAAEMNDGYVLVCADETARRRAEQNYRTVVASLDEGVLVMGPGGLIEAANPAACRILGVAEADLIGVPCHTLTLFTESGKWIPPEEMPSVQTRRTGVTHNGLVVRLRRPDGRDVWVSLTSRLLAPDDPAAMAVVTSFTDITETRAISAQLAYDATHDPLTRLANRTLVLGGLDARERGAVTVLFLDLDKFKVINDSLGHSVGDQVLRIVGERLRRSSGRDDLVGRLGGDEFVVVTAEVTDPVEVHALAEHLRAALAEPIGVLGRQLHLDASIGVVLVGRDDRRSAEDLLRDADVAMYQAKSLGRGRHHFFDVGLRERMQRRLRMEQDLRYAVHDGQLWPAYQPVVDLRTGEMVAVEALLRWTHPRHGAISPAEFIPLAEESDLINVIGKEMLRATTRELAARRVQQGLDLTLKVNLSARQLDDPHLVPAVQDALAATGLPAGALCLEVTESALMRDQEAAAEVLASLRSLGVLLAIDDFGTGYSSLAQLRRLTLDTLKIDRSFITGIAESRDAEAIVTSIIAMAHAVDLTVIAEGVESAEQLELLRALGCDQAQGYHLGRPVSAAELFDQ, from the coding sequence ATGCAGGCCGACTCGCTCGCCGAACTGGTCGAGCTGAGTCCGGACGCGATCTGCGTGCACGAGCACGGCGTGCTCACCTACGCCAACCGCGCGGCCCTCGAAACCTTCGCCGCGCGTTCCGCCGACGAGGTCGTCGGCCGCCGGTTCACCGAGTTCGTCGCCGAGGACGCGCAAGCCGTGCTGGTCGAGAAGCTCGTCCAGCTGACGGAGCCGGGGCAGGCCAGCGAGCCCGTCGAAGCGCTGATGTCCCGGCTGGACGGCAGCAAGTTCGCCGTCGAGACGGTGCTGGTGCGCCTCGGGGAGGCCGCGTACCAGGTCGTCATGCGCGACATCACGGCGAAGAAGGCGGCCGCCGACGCCCTCCGCTACCAGGCCGCACTGGTGTCGCACGTCAGCGACGCGCTGATCGCGACCACCGGCGAAGGCGTCGTGACCAGCTGGAACCCGGCCGCCGAGGCAGTATACGGCTGGACGGCGGCCGAAGCGGTCGGGCGGCGCGCGAGCGAGCTCGTCGGCGCACCGCTGGACCTGCCGGCCATCCGGCGCGGCGGCGGCGTCGCGGAAGCGGTGCACCGGCACCGCGACGGCGCTCCCCTGGCGGTCCGCGTCTCGGCAGCCGAGATGAACGACGGGTACGTGCTCGTCTGCGCCGACGAAACCGCGCGGCGGCGGGCGGAGCAGAACTACCGCACGGTCGTCGCGTCGCTCGACGAAGGCGTGCTCGTGATGGGCCCCGGTGGGCTCATCGAAGCGGCGAACCCGGCGGCCTGCCGGATCCTCGGCGTCGCCGAAGCCGACCTGATCGGCGTCCCGTGCCACACGCTGACGCTGTTCACCGAATCCGGGAAGTGGATCCCGCCGGAGGAGATGCCGTCGGTGCAGACGCGGCGGACCGGGGTCACGCACAACGGCCTGGTCGTCCGCCTGCGCCGGCCGGACGGCCGCGACGTCTGGGTGTCGCTGACCTCGCGGCTGCTCGCTCCGGACGACCCGGCGGCGATGGCCGTGGTCACGTCGTTCACCGACATCACCGAGACCCGCGCGATCAGCGCGCAGCTCGCCTACGACGCCACCCACGACCCGCTGACCCGGCTGGCGAACCGGACCCTGGTGCTCGGCGGGCTCGACGCCCGCGAGCGGGGCGCGGTCACCGTGCTGTTCCTCGACCTGGACAAGTTCAAGGTCATCAACGATTCGCTCGGGCACTCGGTCGGCGACCAGGTGCTGCGGATCGTCGGCGAACGCCTGCGCCGCAGCTCCGGTCGCGACGACCTGGTCGGCCGGCTCGGCGGCGACGAGTTCGTCGTCGTCACCGCCGAAGTCACCGACCCCGTCGAGGTCCACGCGCTGGCCGAACACCTGCGGGCCGCGCTGGCCGAGCCGATCGGCGTCCTCGGCAGGCAGCTGCACCTGGACGCGAGCATCGGCGTCGTGCTCGTCGGCCGCGACGACCGCCGCAGCGCCGAGGACCTGCTGCGCGACGCGGATGTCGCGATGTACCAGGCGAAATCGCTCGGCCGCGGGCGGCACCACTTCTTCGACGTCGGCCTGCGCGAGCGGATGCAGCGACGGCTGCGGATGGAGCAGGACCTGCGCTACGCGGTCCACGACGGCCAGCTTTGGCCCGCCTACCAGCCGGTCGTCGACCTGCGGACCGGCGAGATGGTCGCGGTGGAGGCGCTGCTGCGGTGGACGCACCCCCGGCACGGCGCGATTTCGCCGGCGGAGTTCATCCCCCTCGCCGAAGAAAGCGACCTGATCAACGTCATCGGCAAGGAGATGCTGCGCGCGACGACCCGCGAGCTCGCCGCGCGGCGCGTGCAGCAAGGCCTGGACCTGACGCTGAAGGTCAACCTCTCCGCCCGCCAGCTCGACGACCCGCACCTGGTGCCCGCGGTCCAGGACGCGCTGGCGGCCACCGGGCTGCCGGCCGGCGCGCTGTGCTTGGAGGTCACCGAAAGCGCGTTGATGCGCGACCAGGAAGCGGCCGCGGAAGTGCTGGCGTCGCTGCGTTCCCTGGGCGTGCTCCTGGCGATCGACGACTTCGGCACGGGTTATTCGTCGCTCGCGCAACTGCGCCGGCTGACGCTGGACACGCTCAAGATCGACCGTTCGTTCATCACCGGGATCGCCGAGTCGCGGGACGCGGAGGCGATCGTCACGAGCATCATCGCGATGGCCCACGCGGTGGACCTGACGGTGATCGCCGAGGGCGTCGAGTCGGCGGAGCAGCTGGAGCTGCTCCGCGCGCTCGGCTGCGACCAGGCGCAGGGCTACCACCTCGGCCGCCCCGTCTCGGCGGCCGAGCTGTTCGATCAGTAG